Within the Eleginops maclovinus isolate JMC-PN-2008 ecotype Puerto Natales chromosome 13, JC_Emac_rtc_rv5, whole genome shotgun sequence genome, the region tatggggttgagatctggagactggctaggccactccaggaccttgaaatgcttcttacgaagccactccttcgttgccctggcggtgtgtttgggatcattgtcatgctgaaagacccagccatgcttcatcttcagtgcccttgctgatggaaggaggttttcactcaaaatctcacgatacatggccccattcactctttcctttacacggatcagtcgtcctggtccctttgcagaaaaacagccccaaagcatgatgtttccacccccatgcttcacagtaggtatggtgttctttggatgcaactctgcattctttctcctccaaacacgacgagttgagtttttaccaaaaagttctattttggtttcatctgaccatatgacattctcccaatcctcttctggatcatccaaatgccctctagcaaacttcagacgggcctggacatgtactggcttaagcagggagacacgtctggaactgcaggatttaagtccctggcggcgtagtgtgttactgatggtagcctctgttactttggtcccagctctctgcaggtcattcactaggtccccccgtgtggttctggcatttttgctcaccgttcttgtgatcattttgaccccacggggtgagatcttgcgtggagccccagatcgagggagattagcagtggtcttgtatgtcttccattttctaataattgctcccacagttgatttcttcacaccaagctgcttacctattgcagattcagttttcccagcctggtgcaggtctacaatttagtctctggtctcctttgacagctctttggtcttggccatagtggagtttggagtatgactgtttgaggttgtggacaggtgtcttttatactgataacgacttcaaaaaggtgccattaatacaggtaacgagtggaggacagaggagcctcttaaagaagaagttacaggtctgtgagagccagaaatcttgcttgtttgtaggtgaccaaatacttattttaccgaggaatttaccaattaatttattaaaaatcctacaatgtgatttcctggatttttttttctcattctgtctctcatagttgaggtatacctatgataaaaattacaggcctctctcatctttttaaatgggagaacttgcacaattggtggctgactaaatacttttttgccccactgtatatacatgtGTATGCTATGTTGtaattttgtatttacatgtgtgtgcgtttgtgtgtgtgaacatgtgtatGTTAGTATTGGGTCCCGGGGGAGGGTTGTTTTCTCCTGCCTTTTAAGTTGGATGCCTTTTGTTCTAAATGTATGTgtataatgtgaaaatgtaattaagaaAAGTCCTTGTTCCACTTGTAGGCAGAAGGGCAATGAGTGCAGAGCTTTCTCAGAGGATTCAGTTTGAAACATTAACGCCAAACTCAGTTAAGACTGACcctaatctgtgtgtgtgtgtgtgtgtgtgtgtgtgtgtgtgtgtgtgtgtgtgtgtgtgtgtgtgtgtgtgtgtgtgtgtgtgtgtgtgtgtgtgtgtgtgtgtgtgtgtgtgtgtgtgcgcgagagagagagagagagagagagagagagagagagagagagagagagaggggaagagattGGAGAGCAAGTAAATCTCATTTTTTAATCTTCACTCTCCATCTTGGAGTCCAAAATAATGACATAATTTACTAAATGAATCAATTACATTAACAAAATCCGGCCCAATGTACACGTGATGTAAACTTGGGTTTCACAATAGCAAGAtagaaaatgtgcaacaaaTATTGAGCAGGCACGAGTACCGAAACCTGTCTGAtgcaacattttattgtatctttaaTTTTATCCAGCGATATTTCAGACGTTAGCAACATATTTTGGTTGGAACTAGATTGGATAAGTGAGTGAATTCAAGCACAGTTAATCCATTATTAAATGAGGATGACCTCCGCCTCACTAAACCCTCTGTAAATACTTCTCTTCACAGATCAGGGCCATTGAGTCGTGGAGTTTGAGCCTCGGTGACCCCATATGTTTCTGCCATGCCTAGAGTTACCCCACAAACAGGCCAATccagaaaatgtacaatataatGCACAACCATCTGCACTCCACTTAGAGGGTGATTGTAAACTATAGATCATACCCTGCAATACATACACAAATGGctacttttttactttctttatgaCTCGATATTATAATGAACTGTTTGATTGTGTAGATCGAGTATTGATCCTTTACATAATCAATCAATTCAGAGAAACTAAATAGCTATTATAAAATACCTGAAAGGCACGTCTTTAAATTGGTTGGTTCGCTAAAGTAACAGACTTAGtttaaaaggtatttaatatattatctTAAACAATTTTTAAAGGTTGGTAAtactgaaaatacaaaaaaaaaaaactttcctATTTTTTTGTTATCAATTATGTGGCTAAACAATGAGGCTGATCTTAACGGACAGTTGGTTTCTAGGAAACAAGTGCTGCATAATAACAGCTGATAAAATCCAAGTTATTTTGCAGATAATTACTTTATGACTTTAATGCCATGTGTAAACAAGGTTTATTAGGTTCACAGTGCATGTGAGCAGCTATTTAAATTACTTCATCTGTGCTCTCAGAGCAGACACTGATCCACTtgttatccccccccccccttccttaCAGCCCCCTCCTGCTGTGTCCTACGCACAGCCTAAGCAAATTTCTCCTTTCATTTCTCCCTCTTGTTTTCTACTTTTCCTCAGTGACAAAGACCCTGCTCACCAGGTGGCCGACACAGCAGCTGGCCCTGCGCGTCTGCTGCAGTCTGGAACGCTTCATTAATGACGGATAAACACAAGCCACTGTTTGCATTTATAGACAAGATATGATAAGTTCTCATCCCAGAAATCCTATGGGCTATAGTAGCATCATTCAATCATTTATTGTTTCACCGACTACattaaaacacttcaaaaacaaCTTGATTAGAGTGCTTGTTGGGCTATGAGTAGACTTTACTGTACTTTGTGATACTTATATATAACATCACTGAACTCATTCAACAGTGATTTATTGTTTCGGTATGCCACTTTGTATCTTTATTTGTCTGGTGCTTTTATCGTCCACTTTTACAATAGGATTCCTCTATTTAATTTCCATTTTGATTGGGATTTGAATCTTGTTTCAAAGTTTTactgataaatgtgtgtgaaataaaaGTGCCAAATATGTACATTCGCTTTGAATAAACAAGCTTGCactgaaaacaaatgatgttgttGATGAAAAAACCCCATCttacagctttaaaaaacactaatTTAAGTATTGTTTCTGAAGATTTTAAAGATGGCACCTTCTTGTTCAAAAATGAATGTTCACACTCCATTTAATTTCTAAGAcaaaaatgacatattaaaCAACTTATCACATTTCCTATGTACTAAACTAGAGAACGGTATACACATTAAATGGGTGAATATAAATCAGGATGGAGTGCAAACAATAGGGTCATTATATctttcaacaaaataataataaatatactcGTAGATATTTATGGTGAAGCAGTTGTTTTTATCTTGATAGTTGAATTCAGTTATTTTTCTACAACtctcaaaacacacaacaaaagaaaatcttcTTCAAAATGCTGTAAGAATGCTTTTCACATTTATTGAAAAGCTAAATTGTTAATCCTGAAAAAATGTTTCTTACCTTTGCACCAATCTGGTTCCCGCACTGGCCGGCCTGGATGTGCACAATTTCCCTCATGATGGATGTAAGTTGGTGATGAGAGTAAAGAGTTGGCAGAGATAGAGAGGTGCTGCTGACCCACTGACTGACAGACAGGCTGCAGGGCTGCACAGTGTGGGAGAAAGTCCTGCAGGCGGGGCTAAAGTGTTGGGATGCAGACGTCACGCTGAGCATGGTAATGATTGGCTGCTGTTATTGGAGCCCCGTTGCTGATTGGAGTTTTTGCTAAAGGGGTTTCCTTGTCTTACTGGCAAGGACCGGAAAAGAAGAAGGAGTGAAGGGTGTTGTCATCACTGCCCTGTTGGAGCCTGTTTGAAGCCCCTctaaacaacattaaacaaaagagTAAAGAAGAATTGTATGTTTTctaataaggaaaataaatggtCAACCTGATTTTAGTTTTGTTGTAGCCTTTATATTCGGTGTATTTTAGATGTGCACCTTATTTGCACCCTAttgttttttgatgttttttgcaCACTTTTTTCCCCAACTTTGTAGCTATAGCTAAGTTTTGGCTTTTTAtagacacacacttttacaaatgcatataaaaaacatacatttatatacactttacaaacatttaaatgcaggaccaaataatttcccaatttgggattaataaagtaaatatctaTCTCAATAAAATCAAGTAAAGCAAGCAGAGGGTATTTATAAAAAGGCAAACCTATACAAATACGTTTTCATCATTCAGTTGAAACAAACTACATGTTCAGTAGATCTAATTTCCTTCACAACTAATTGCTTATATTTGAAATTTGTTTTCCAGAGGGGTTCACTTACTCATTCCCATAAGCAGTGAGGAAGTTTTTTATGGagtatttctacatttatttaatgctaCTTTGGTTTAAGTACACGATTTGAGTACTTTTCCCAACACTGTTTTAAGCAAAGAAGCACATTAACCTGCTTTCCAGAATAAAGGTGTGGTTGCTGCAGTTCTCCACCCCGCCACTAGATGGCGGCCGCTCACAGTATGAGTGATGGCGTGCTGAATAAAAGCCGCTGAGCTGCAGCGGTGTGTCCACCGACTGCATCATTTCAGCTGCCGTCTGACGCGAATAAACGTCACCTGGGACCAAATTACAATAACTGTTCCAAAAACAGACCGCTATTTATTCCACCATTATCACCTTACTCTACATAAatcacatcatttattttctaacgGGTAAGTCTGTCTTTATTTGACGTCTCTATCCACACCCATTGTCGATTGTAAACACAAATAAGGGAGTCAAATTAATGTAGTTAATGGATAAACAGCTAGCCACCAGCGAAATGCACCTAGAAATATAACACGTCTTTTTTTAGTGGCTCTAATTTGGGGTGTTTTATGTTATTCTTGTGGCTTGTTTACTGCGCAACATTTGTGTAAATACATTATATCAATGCTAGTCTGCTCTCAAGTATCCAAACCaagtaatacaaatgtatttatttaatagtgattcaatattattattatttttgttttattccacagctttctttctttttcagtttgaaagagGATAAACCATCATGTTCTATACCTGTGGTCCCAACGAGGCTATGGTGGTGTCAGGTAAAATGATGGCCTATATAAATCCTCTTtcttcaacaacaacaagaaaagtCCATATTCAAAGAGTTTATCATTCTTGCTTTTCAATCATTTCCatccattcaaataaataattcagatCATTTTGTTAGCAAAGATTATAATTTCAATTCAACCTGTTTATAGTTGCTATCTTATTTTGAAGTAAAACATGCTACAAAACCTAATACTATAAATACTCGATTTTGCAATATGTTGTTCATACCACTCAACCTTTGACGTCTGCTCGATCTTTATCTGTCCCAGGGTTTTGTCGTTCTCCTCCATTGATGATACCTGGAGGCCGAGTGTTCGTCATCCCTTGCGTCCAGCAGTTACAGAGGTCGGCAAAGATTTCCACTGTTTTCTGTCGATCTTTATTCCTGATATTGGTGCTCTTTAACTGACCTGGTTTGGCAAAGATGATTGGCATGCCAAaagcataaaatacaaattggaAAGGAAATACTCTCTTTTCACTACAGgatattttattaaaaggtaACAAACCATATAAAAGTCATTACCAAATGTGGGAATAAAGTGCCAGGATGATTGATGGACTCCTATTGGAAACAGCGGTCATATTCCCCCTCCTTAGCAGATAAAAATGATTAGGAGCATCTCGTTTTTTGTCTAACATTTTGTGTTGTACATAAACCATTGTTTACCTGCTTGTCTACAACAAACATCTCACAAGAGCAGTTTGATTTTTATCTCCCACTTTCAAAAAAACCATACCATTAGGACAGTAGATATTaaattaataatcataatttcctttctctctcacgCTGCCTCTCTCCAGGATTTCTCTGAACACACTGACTCTGAATGTGAAGAGCGATAAAGTGTACACCCGCCATGGGGTGCCTGTCTCTGTCACCGGGATAGCCCAGGTCAGTGGTCGCCTCTGCAGAGGGAGCAGCAGGCTACTGGAACGGGGGACCAGCAGGAGGAAGTTTCCAGAGGGGGACAGGTCTAGACTAAAGGACAAATAGTTTCTGTGGGTCATTAGAAGGGAAACAACGGTCAGTTTACATCTTAACGCGGATAAGCTTTATAATACAAAGGGAAGGTTTTTGTATACACTCAGTCAATTTGTTCATTATGGCTTGTCTGTATCCCTTTGTAAGTTACATTCACCATACAATGCAAggcatattcatttatatagcacaatTCAACACGAGGCAATTCAAAGAGCCTTATAAAaaccattaaaataataaaaataaagatatggAAAAACAGAATATTTTAACAGCAATAGAAAGCCAAGACGAAACACAGAGTAAATGTGGCAGATGTGAGCCTGTTGTAACATATCAACATCTCAGCTTTAGTAAGTAATAACCTATTCCTATTTGTATGTACTTGAGGCAAATTAAACAACGGTTTCAAATCTCACAATATCTTTtgacaaaataactaaatattgatatactgtatatgttgtaTGGGTGActtgttgctttttaaaatatttacacaatgatATGTTTGATAAATAGTCATCAGGAATGTGGCTGCAAATATTAAACAGTCAGGTAAATACAGAAAACTGTCGACGTTTATTGTAATGCAGCTTTTAATTAAACGTGtgtattacaaaataaagacagatttGTCCTCATATTGGTAAATTGTAAACCCTACTTGCTATTATTATGATTGTTTGAACATTAGAGTGTGTGGTATTGGTTTGCAAAGAACAACAGCTGCCATGGGGAACTCGGCTATCTTTTGAAGTTTTGACATTAAACACGTTGCTGTTTCCCCACAGATGAAGATCCAGGGTCAGAACAAACAGATGCTAGCTGCAGCTTGCCAAATGTTCATGGGGAAGTCAGAAGCAGAAATCGCTCAGATCGCCTTGGAGACGCTGGAGGGACACCAACGGGCCATCATCGCCCACCTGACTGTGGAGGTAAGGGTGTCAATTAAATTAAGGGTTAAAAAACCTGGTTAAGAATTAAACAATGTAACCCTGAATCACATACTACCTGCCTCtatttcaaatatttcattGTTCTTAGTTGCATTCAGTGAGTATAAGATGGGAAAGCtcatgttaaatgtttgtttttgtcacattgCTTCTAAAAAGGTTGAATATATGAAATAATACCTTGTGTAGTTCTGATACTCTCATGACCTTGAGAGACACTGaacatcttcctcctcttacAGGAGATCTACAAGGACAGGAAGAAGTTCTCGGAGCAGGTATTTAAGGTGGCGTCTTCTGACCTGGTCAACATGGGCATCAGCGTGGTCAGCTACACACTCAAAGATGTTCACGACGACCAGGTACCCACATATCttctatgtttattttaataagtcattttacatttaattatttcaacTCTTTGTCAGCTAACCCTTCACTAGCCATGTGAGTGAGGCAGCTACATGATGttgattttctgtttgttcAATGGGTTTTTAGTAGGgtcctttttattctttttaacaATTTGACGACCAATTTACCCTCTACTTACGTGCCTTCAATGTGCACATCTCTCAGTCTCAGgtggcagctattgtacagttGGGTTGTCCTGTGCTTTGCTCAAAGGCACcacggcagggcccaggaggcGAACCgagacctctccaagtagcaatCCACAACTCCATATTTtaggtctgttcggggacttgaaccagcgaccctacggcTCCCAGTCCAAGTCCCTGAGCCACTGCCGGACGATGTTTTGTCAATATGATTATCAGTGCCTGTCATTCACGTGTATACGATATCTCTAGGACGCATCGCTTAGACATACACTCGTACTTACGGATAAACTGGTTAGAATTAGGTGGTCAATCGTCAGGAGTAGTGTGCTCGATCTCTTCGGAATAGATTGAAAACAATCCTCAGAAATGTGGCCTGGACGTCAACATGGCCTCAAGGAAGAACTGATCATTAACACATCAGGAGGTAAACTGTAACTCGACAGGTTGGTGGAGGCATAACACTAGATGCTCATTGTAGTTTATGGGTTATTGTTGTCAACAGAAAGGGCTGCTGCAAAAATACTTATGCATCTTGGTTAAGTTCTGTCTTGAATGAAGATCGCAAAACTTTAACATCTCGTTCTGGTGCTCAGGATTATCTGCATTCACTGGGGAAGGCTCGAACAGCCCAGGTTCAGAAGGACGCTCGCATCGGAGAGGCCAAGAACAAGAGAGATGCCGTGATCAGGGTGAGATGCATCACCTCGCCCCTATCCTTCAGGATATTGTTATTCCTCtcaaagtgtttattttcaacaataaaatcaaccaaaaaaaggttttatttaaattgtttgtgttcctgtttgTAGAAGTCTAGTTTTTGTCACTTATTTTTCCTGAGACTTTTCTGCTCAGTCCTCCTTGAAATTAGTTTTATCTTGTTTATGATTCTCAAGTTATTGCCGTTGATCCCTATTTCCCGCCTCCTTACTCTgttcctgtttctctctgtgtccctgcagGAGGCCCATGCGATGCAGGAGAAAGTCTCGGCTCAGTACAAGAATGAGATCGACATGGCCAAGGCTCAGAGGGACTATGAGCTGAAGAAGGCAGCCTATGACCTGGAGGTGAACACTAAGAAGGCGGAGTCAGAGATGGCCTACCAGCTGCAGGTACACAGGGGTGATTATGAAGAGTTAGATCGATCAGTGACACCTGCTGGGGTCTAATACTGCACAAAATACTACATGCATCGTGTACTGTGTGTCTTCCAGGTCGCGAAGACCAAGCAGCGTATTGAGGAGGAGAAGATGCAGGTGCAGGTGGTGGAGCGCACGCAGCAGATCATGCTGCAGGAGCAGGAGATCACCCGCAGGGAGAAGGAGCTGGAGGCCAAGGTGAAGAAACCTGCAGATGCTGAGAGGTACCGGCTGGAGAAGCTGGCTGAAGCGCAGCGGTGAGTTGCATGTTCACTAAAAGCAGCTCTTCCAAAACTACAGTACACTACCAGAGTTTAATCTCCCTGTTTGCagtacatttttgtgtttatgtgccCTGAAGCAAGATACTGAATGCCTGGTGTCGGAGGATtgcaacatatactgtatatcatagCAAACTTTTATTTGTCATCTGCTAACTCTTTCCTGTTATGTCTGAAAGTAGGATTTCTAAAACTCACACAGATCAGTTAGGTATTGAAGCTTtcagtcctgcatttaaaattgTACATTATTAAGTATCAACGTATaattattcttaaaataaaactaatccAGAGACAGCCTTAATCAGAataatataattgtattattggATCATAATTATTTATGCATTCAGAGAATTAATAACacttaaataaagtacaagtacctcaaaaaagTTCAAAACTTGAATAAACGCAAGGCTGCTGCACCCATTAGATATATGTTTTCAATGTTTGAACACTAGATGGCGTAATGGGGCAACAACATATATAAATGATCTCCCTGGCACAGGTGAAATTCATTGTGACTGTAGAGCAATAGCTTTTTGACCGTGTCTGTGCACACACTGTGTTCCTTTGAAAATAAACTATATTGAAACCTAAAAAGCTCGTTGTGAATACATGAGCACGTCCAATTAGCTAACCCAGTTTCGTCAATCCCAGGGTGATATTGAGTAACAATAGTCACCACAAAGACTGTTGAACTTTTTACAGCCACTGACTAGATGACTAGGAAATGAATGTAATTCACATGCTTGTCTCCTGCTGTAGTAATGTTCATGATTTAGCAGTACCTCACTATTGGCTGACCCATCTGTCTGACTCGgcttgtctttctctctctgtccagtCTTAAGATGATCATGGAGGCGGAGGCTGAAGCCGAGTCCATCAAGGTGAGTCACAGATCTCTGCAGCTGAATTCCCACTCAGTTGTCTTCAGTTTTTCTAAATGCATTTCTGGATGGGAGTTTCCCTAAGGTAGTAAGCTCCTTGTCTCCTTCAGATGAAAGGTGAGGCCGAGGCGTTTGCGGTGGAGGCCAAAGGTCGTGCTCAGGCGGAGCAGATGGCAAAGAAGGCAGAGGCCTTCCAGCAGTACAAGGATGGCGCCATGGTGGACATGCTGCTGGAGAAACTGCCTCTGGTGAGAGACAGCACCATAATGAGCAGTCATTAAACCTGTATATACAGCCTAATATTATTGTATGCCTCATTGCTGgctgtattaaataaatgtagtgttttttGTATGTTAATAGTTTTCCTATGAACACTGTCACCTCTGGGCTCTTGCTTCATGTGTCGTCTTCATTTCAAtgagtttttaaaagttttaacaGTTGGTCAAATCTGTGTCCCCCACCAGATGGCAGAAGAGATCAGCCGGCCTCTGTGTGAAGCTAGGAAGATCACCATGGTATCCAGTGGAGGGGGGGAGGTGGGCGCAGCCAAACTGTCAGGAGAGGTGATGGACATCATGGTCCGTCTCCCTGCCGCTGTGGAGAAACTGACCGGGGTCAACATCTCCCAGGTGACACATCCTTAAATAAATACTATGTTTCACTGGACTTTCTGACTCTGGCCTGCTGATACATGTAGTGCTGAATAAACCTGCAATACCTATTTAGCCAATAGGCAGCAGAAGATCTCAAAAATGCTAATGCTGAAATACAAACCGTCCTGGCATTTTATCACCTTATTATGCAGGTTTCAGCAAACAGGTTTTTTCTTACACATCCAGCAACCTGCGAAAAATTAGGATCTCATTTGATCTTGTTTTCCTGAGCTTAGAGTGAACATCCAGCAGCTTTTCTGTCAGCTAATTGCCATCTTTAACATGTTGTGGACATGTGCTTGGAGTTGTCGGAAATAATGAATTTCAATATAGGCCCAGGCTACAAACAAGACTCAAACATTTTAGCATTTGAACTTAAAGAAAGACTGCCcgctctttccctctttctgcAGGTGACCTCAGGTACTGGCTGAGGAGAATACAGCCGTGTGGTGACCGGACAGATCCACTCCGGCTCTTTGCATGAGTCCGCTCACACTAAcagcctctctcctctgctcccaTTGAGTCTTTAGCTGTGATCTTTCTGTGttgtaaaataactttttgGTCACTGATACCCTATGTGGTCTGAGTTACTGTGCTCCTCTGGCTACTACCACATATGTTTCTTTCTCACATACTTGATTTTGAAAGTCCCTGAGTGACTTAATGTACTTTGGCTTTACAATACTTTTTAACTTcataagaaaaacacttttaactGTGGCCTCGGCGTATaccatcatttgtttttgacttCATTTTAAGTCCTATATCCTTAACTCCCTGTTCTTCTCTGCACTATGTCACattgtgtgtgcctgtgtcaCTGTACTGATAATTTATTTAGAGTCATCCCCACTGCCTGTGTTAGACTTTAAATGTCTCCTTCATAACTGCCTCTCCACTGCCTTGCTGCCAAACCGTAAGTGCGTCTTAACATGAGTttgtaacacaaacacaccttcatTTCCTAATCCTACTTACATTGCATAGTCTTATACTAGAACAAATCATCAGCCTGTGGTCATGGCAATCACCCATTCTCATCATGGGATTTGATTAAGGAAATCATTTTGACATTAAGTTTAGCAAGTTGTCGTGGATTGTCTAAGCAAACAGgtaatcaaaaatgtaatgcCATGTGTAAATCTGTTTGCCATTACTTCATACATTTTGATATCAGtcattgttttctattttatatttgtgtgttctcCATTCATACAAACTTTTCCTGCTGAATTAgtgttaatatttttattgGCCTTTTTTGATGACCCTTTGCTCCAAGCATACCAGTATTATAACGAATCAGAACATGTCAAATCTGTGCAGCAGACCCATGCCACACCTTTCTTTGTGACTTAAATGATTAGCAGAAGCTGTGCATGTTCACTTACACTAACTAACCCACCTATATTTCCATCTCCCTTGAATTAATGTCCAATACTAAGCTCTTAAACATGTTTGCTATCTAGTTAATTTTTTTCGATCTTTCATCAGATCACAGCAATGGCCACTTTAAAGCCCTTTCTACTAGCTGCTTATATTGTTGGAAAGCCAAGAAATGTAACTCTATTAAAGCTCACTGTATCCATCTATACAACAGCATATGGtacataaaatgtatatatctaAAATGGTATGTTCTAAGAGAAGGAAGCACTTAATTAAAAAACTACATGCATTCTAATATGCTGAGTCCAACAGATCTTGGCCAAAACAGAGGCAAAAAAACCTAAATCTTCAGACTCCGTTGAAACTTGTAAATGCAAACCTAAAGTGAAGTGGGGCAGCTTTTGGGTTGTTGTTGCATTGATGTAGCAGCTCTCATAAAGATGTAGCTTGTGGAACAGGTGGTAAACATTATGTAGCTTTGACCTTCAATTGTAGCAATGGGAATAGCGTTGTGTCATTTTGAGGTAACAGCATGGAAATGCTCAAATGTAAATTAttagttttttgtatttaaggaTTACTGGTTACAACTTGTTGTCCTGATTGTTAAGCTTTGGTCAGGAATGATTTTGGAAATAGATAAAGATGAGAGGTTGGTTAAGTTCTTTTCgttttatttgactgtattCTAGTCAATCTTGTTGTATTGTGAACTGTATTCATTTGataacttatttatttatgatacaAAGTTAATACCAA harbors:
- the flot1a gene encoding flotillin-1a isoform X2, yielding MKIQGQNKQMLAAACQMFMGKSEAEIAQIALETLEGHQRAIIAHLTVEEIYKDRKKFSEQVFKVASSDLVNMGISVVSYTLKDVHDDQDYLHSLGKARTAQVQKDARIGEAKNKRDAVIREAHAMQEKVSAQYKNEIDMAKAQRDYELKKAAYDLEVNTKKAESEMAYQLQVAKTKQRIEEEKMQVQVVERTQQIMLQEQEITRREKELEAKVKKPADAERYRLEKLAEAQRLKMIMEAEAEAESIKMKGEAEAFAVEAKGRAQAEQMAKKAEAFQQYKDGAMVDMLLEKLPLMAEEISRPLCEARKITMVSSGGGEVGAAKLSGEVMDIMVRLPAAVEKLTGVNISQVTSGTG
- the flot1a gene encoding flotillin-1a isoform X1, which produces MFYTCGPNEAMVVSGFCRSPPLMIPGGRVFVIPCVQQLQRISLNTLTLNVKSDKVYTRHGVPVSVTGIAQMKIQGQNKQMLAAACQMFMGKSEAEIAQIALETLEGHQRAIIAHLTVEEIYKDRKKFSEQVFKVASSDLVNMGISVVSYTLKDVHDDQDYLHSLGKARTAQVQKDARIGEAKNKRDAVIREAHAMQEKVSAQYKNEIDMAKAQRDYELKKAAYDLEVNTKKAESEMAYQLQVAKTKQRIEEEKMQVQVVERTQQIMLQEQEITRREKELEAKVKKPADAERYRLEKLAEAQRLKMIMEAEAEAESIKMKGEAEAFAVEAKGRAQAEQMAKKAEAFQQYKDGAMVDMLLEKLPLMAEEISRPLCEARKITMVSSGGGEVGAAKLSGEVMDIMVRLPAAVEKLTGVNISQVTSGTG